From the Orenia metallireducens genome, one window contains:
- the hrcA gene encoding heat-inducible transcriptional repressor HrcA, with translation MTERKKEILKAIVNEYIMTAEPVGSRTLARRYDFGVSPATIRNEMADLEEANYLEQPHRSAGRIPTDKGYRFYVDDLMELKKVSKKIVGSIKQDIISKQVGIQDLIQQTSQMLSDLTNYTALVLSPQLEESIFQHLQLVSIAERKVLMVLVTDTGLIKNKIVDIPESISTHDLEMISRFLNERLSGLALNKIDKEVLEMINRELVNRISVPLSNLYFINEEISSYNIPENGKIYLGGTAHILEQPEFNDINKIKSVLKLLEQKQLLYDIMGDFNNKAGVEIMIGSENSFKEIRDCSFVVATYNLGGRPVGKIGVIGPTRMEYSNVIGTVKFMADTLSEFLAKP, from the coding sequence ATGACAGAAAGGAAGAAGGAGATATTAAAGGCCATCGTAAATGAATATATTATGACTGCAGAGCCTGTTGGTTCTAGGACTTTGGCTCGGAGGTACGACTTTGGAGTTAGCCCTGCGACCATCAGAAATGAGATGGCTGATTTAGAGGAAGCTAATTATTTAGAGCAACCCCATAGATCAGCAGGAAGAATTCCTACAGATAAAGGATATAGATTTTATGTAGATGACTTAATGGAGTTAAAGAAAGTATCTAAAAAGATAGTTGGTTCTATTAAGCAGGATATTATCTCTAAACAAGTAGGAATTCAAGATCTTATTCAACAGACTTCGCAGATGTTATCTGATTTGACTAATTATACAGCTTTAGTCTTAAGTCCACAGCTGGAAGAGAGTATCTTCCAACATTTACAGTTAGTTTCCATAGCTGAGAGGAAAGTTTTAATGGTCTTGGTGACAGATACGGGATTAATCAAAAACAAAATAGTCGATATTCCTGAATCAATATCTACTCATGACCTTGAAATGATTTCCCGTTTTTTAAATGAAAGACTTTCTGGTTTAGCATTAAATAAGATAGATAAAGAAGTTCTAGAGATGATTAATAGAGAATTAGTAAATAGAATTTCAGTACCACTTAGTAACTTATATTTTATAAATGAAGAAATTTCTAGTTATAATATCCCCGAAAATGGTAAAATATATTTAGGGGGTACTGCTCATATATTAGAACAGCCTGAATTTAATGATATCAACAAGATTAAGAGTGTGCTGAAATTATTAGAGCAAAAACAACTCTTATATGATATTATGGGTGATTTCAATAATAAAGCAGGTGTTGAAATCATGATAGGTAGTGAAAACTCCTTTAAAGAGATTAGGGACTGTAGTTTTGTAGTAGCTACCTATAATTTAGGGGGGCGTCCAGTTGGAAAGATTGGCGTAATAGGTCCAACTAGGATGGAATATTCTAATGTAATTGGGACAGTTAAATTTATGGCTGATACTTTAAGTGAATTTTTAGCTAAACCATAG
- a CDS encoding IS701 family transposase, producing the protein MINIPNNSINQTLKQYLLKYRSIFTKPSFQIFHWLVLAIISMEEIRSINFLYDNFISKYSNKALNSFYYFLSYTNFSIEKLMLCTLRIVLNLINVSQRDTTIFLSIDDTLQAKYGNKFDCYYRIFDHTSRTGSSYLKGHCFVSLVINIPLKHKGQIRYLSLPIGYKLYDKSKSKLELASKLIDTVMNLLESYQVILLCDSWYTKGSVLNTVSSYDNLDLIGAVRKDTAIFDLPPKHNGKRGRPRLRGDKLDIHAFSYEKANKYFISTRKVMTRLFKVPVYITVTTKDIDKFSSTRLFICTITPDEINIFKNHDVEKTKYDNTDFKQVPLCAYNIRWNIEVIFYQHKFFWSFGNYMVRNKKAIERYVNLLAITYTFVSVLPFIDLKFEQYKFKSPQVIKRTIADRLTKELIFDSFVSSLESSKIYSKIHKAINSFLQDDKIA; encoded by the coding sequence ATGATTAATATTCCCAATAATTCAATAAACCAAACATTAAAACAATATTTATTAAAATATCGTTCTATTTTCACAAAACCAAGTTTTCAAATATTTCATTGGCTAGTATTGGCTATAATTTCTATGGAAGAAATAAGATCTATAAATTTTTTATATGATAATTTCATTAGTAAGTATAGCAATAAGGCTTTAAATTCTTTTTACTACTTTTTATCTTATACTAATTTCTCTATAGAAAAGTTAATGCTTTGTACTTTACGAATAGTACTTAACTTAATTAATGTATCCCAACGGGATACAACAATATTCCTAAGTATAGATGATACTTTACAAGCAAAGTATGGTAATAAATTTGACTGTTATTATAGGATTTTCGACCATACCAGTAGAACAGGAAGTTCTTATCTAAAAGGACATTGTTTTGTATCTCTAGTTATTAATATTCCTTTAAAACATAAGGGGCAAATTAGATATTTAAGTTTGCCAATAGGCTATAAACTCTATGATAAAAGTAAGAGTAAACTTGAATTAGCCTCAAAATTAATAGATACTGTAATGAATTTGTTGGAATCATACCAAGTTATCCTTTTATGTGACAGTTGGTACACTAAAGGTTCTGTTCTTAATACTGTTAGTTCTTACGATAACTTAGATTTAATAGGTGCAGTAAGAAAAGATACTGCAATTTTTGATTTGCCACCTAAACATAATGGAAAGCGTGGTAGACCTAGACTTAGAGGTGACAAATTAGATATTCATGCCTTTTCTTATGAAAAGGCTAATAAATATTTCATTTCTACTCGAAAGGTGATGACTAGACTCTTTAAAGTTCCAGTATATATTACAGTTACAACTAAAGATATTGATAAATTTTCTTCTACAAGGTTATTTATTTGTACTATTACTCCAGATGAGATTAATATTTTTAAAAATCACGATGTCGAAAAAACCAAATATGATAATACTGATTTTAAGCAAGTACCACTTTGTGCTTATAATATTAGATGGAATATAGAAGTTATCTTTTATCAGCATAAATTTTTCTGGTCTTTTGGCAACTATATGGTAAGAAATAAAAAAGCTATAGAAAGGTATGTTAATTTACTCGCCATTACTTATACTTTTGTTTCAGTACTACCATTTATAGACCTAAAATTTGAGCAATATAAATTTAAAAGTCCTCAAGTAATAAAAAGAACTATAGCTGATAGACTTACTAAGGAATTAATTTTTGATAGTTTCGTATCTTCACTCGAAAGTAGCAAAATTTATTCTAAGATTCATAAAGCTATTAACTCTTTTCTACAAGATGACAAGATTGCATAG
- a CDS encoding phage holin family protein, translated as MIGWLGAVVRFIVSAFVLLGVDFLLPNVEINGFVNALIASIVIAFLGYVVENLFGEGLSPQARGLTGFISAALVIYLAQSILAGMRVTFIGALLAALIIGIVDSFVPTELR; from the coding sequence ATGATAGGATGGTTAGGAGCAGTAGTAAGGTTTATTGTTTCAGCATTTGTTTTATTGGGAGTAGATTTCTTATTACCAAATGTAGAAATCAACGGGTTTGTCAATGCTTTAATTGCTTCAATTGTAATTGCTTTCTTAGGATATGTAGTTGAAAACTTATTTGGAGAAGGACTATCACCACAAGCAAGAGGATTGACAGGTTTTATTTCAGCAGCACTCGTAATTTATTTAGCTCAATCAATATTAGCGGGAATGAGAGTTACATTTATAGGTGCCTTATTAGCTGCTTTAATTATTGGTATAGTAGATTCTTTTGTACCAACAGAGTTGAGATAA
- the lepA gene encoding translation elongation factor 4: MAKINQNNIRNFCIIAHIDHGKSTLADRLLEFTGTISEREMEEQLLDTMDLERERGITIKAQAVRMAYQAKDGNEYTLNLIDTPGHVDFSYEVSRSLAACEGALLVIDAAQGVEAQTLANIYIALENDLEIIPVINKIDLPSANPDRVKEELIDIGLDPDDAILTSAKEGIGIEDLLERVVKQVPPPSGDKDKPLKALIFDSLYDPYRGVICYYRVIDGKIKKGMKVKMMATKKVFEVDEVGTFSPKMKPSKEISAGEVGYMAASIKNVKNAQVGDTITDAENPTDKPLSGYQPAKPMVFCGMYPVDGKDYDVLRDALEKLQLNDASLTFEPETSEALGFGYRCGFLGLLHMEIMQERLEREYRLDLITTAPSVIYNVYKTNGEVLQIENPANMPDAQQIDKIEEPVVEAKILLPDEHVGAAMELCQGKRGQFKNMEYLDEVRVRLTYDIPLSEIVLDFFDKLKSRTRGYATFDYEFNGYQEADLVKLNILVNEEPVDALSCIVHRDFAYEVGKELTKKLKEFIPQQMFKVPIQAAIGHKIVARQTISARRKDVLQKCYGGDVSRKKKLLKKQKEGKKRMKQVGSVEIPQDAFMAVLEIGD; this comes from the coding sequence ATGGCTAAGATTAATCAGAATAATATTCGTAACTTTTGTATTATTGCTCATATTGACCATGGTAAATCAACATTAGCTGATAGATTATTGGAGTTTACTGGGACAATCTCAGAACGGGAGATGGAAGAACAGTTATTAGATACAATGGATTTGGAGCGAGAACGGGGAATTACTATTAAAGCTCAAGCGGTTAGAATGGCTTATCAAGCAAAAGATGGTAATGAATATACCTTAAATTTAATAGATACTCCAGGGCATGTGGACTTTTCTTATGAAGTTTCACGTAGCTTGGCTGCATGTGAAGGTGCACTACTTGTTATTGATGCTGCTCAAGGTGTAGAGGCTCAGACTTTAGCTAATATTTATATAGCTTTAGAGAATGATTTGGAGATTATTCCTGTAATCAACAAGATAGATCTACCAAGTGCCAATCCAGATAGAGTAAAGGAAGAGTTGATTGATATTGGATTAGACCCTGATGATGCTATCTTGACCAGTGCTAAAGAAGGAATAGGAATTGAAGATTTATTAGAAAGAGTAGTAAAGCAGGTACCCCCACCATCTGGAGATAAAGACAAGCCTCTAAAGGCATTAATCTTTGACTCTTTATATGACCCATACCGAGGGGTTATCTGTTACTATAGGGTAATAGATGGTAAGATTAAAAAGGGAATGAAGGTTAAGATGATGGCTACTAAGAAGGTCTTTGAAGTTGATGAGGTAGGAACCTTTAGCCCTAAGATGAAGCCATCTAAAGAGATAAGTGCTGGAGAGGTAGGATATATGGCAGCAAGTATTAAGAATGTTAAAAATGCACAGGTAGGAGATACAATTACCGATGCAGAGAATCCAACTGACAAGCCGTTATCAGGATATCAACCTGCTAAACCGATGGTCTTTTGTGGTATGTATCCAGTAGATGGTAAAGATTATGATGTACTGAGGGATGCTTTAGAGAAGTTGCAATTAAATGATGCATCTTTGACCTTTGAACCAGAGACTTCTGAGGCTTTAGGATTTGGTTATCGCTGTGGTTTCCTAGGACTTTTACATATGGAAATTATGCAGGAACGATTAGAAAGAGAGTATAGATTAGACTTAATTACTACTGCACCTAGTGTAATCTATAATGTCTACAAGACCAATGGAGAAGTTCTTCAAATAGAGAACCCTGCAAATATGCCCGATGCTCAGCAGATTGATAAGATCGAGGAGCCAGTAGTAGAAGCTAAGATTCTATTGCCTGATGAACATGTAGGAGCAGCTATGGAGCTCTGCCAAGGCAAACGGGGTCAATTTAAGAATATGGAATATTTAGATGAGGTTAGGGTAAGATTGACCTATGATATTCCTTTAAGTGAGATTGTATTAGACTTTTTTGATAAATTGAAATCTAGAACTAGAGGTTATGCGACCTTCGATTATGAATTTAATGGTTATCAGGAGGCTGATTTAGTCAAGTTAAATATCCTTGTTAATGAAGAACCTGTTGATGCATTATCCTGCATTGTGCACCGTGATTTTGCTTATGAGGTTGGAAAAGAGTTGACTAAGAAGTTAAAAGAGTTTATTCCACAACAGATGTTTAAAGTACCAATCCAGGCTGCTATTGGTCATAAGATTGTTGCTCGTCAGACTATCAGTGCTAGACGTAAGGATGTATTACAGAAGTGTTATGGTGGAGACGTCTCCCGTAAGAAGAAACTATTAAAGAAGCAAAAGGAAGGTAAGAAGAGGATGAAGCAAGTAGGAAGTGTAGAGATTCCTCAAGATGCCTTTATGGCTGTTTTAGAGATTGGCGATTAA
- a CDS encoding alpha/beta-type small acid-soluble spore protein, producing the protein MGIRNNSNRVLNPMAIQALDKFKLEAATELNISDEYKSGYWGNITSRECGSVGGQMVKKMIQSYEDQLAGS; encoded by the coding sequence ATGGGTATTCGTAATAACAGTAATAGAGTTTTAAACCCAATGGCTATACAAGCTTTAGACAAATTCAAATTAGAAGCTGCCACTGAGTTAAATATCTCTGATGAGTATAAATCTGGATACTGGGGTAACATCACTTCTCGTGAATGTGGTAGTGTTGGTGGTCAAATGGTTAAAAAAATGATTCAATCTTATGAAGATCAACTAGCTGGAAGCTAA
- the spoIIP gene encoding stage II sporulation protein P, translated as MFKDQHRFITGIILLYLILFLVFSGLVVHKYSIIDKISLGNIFSTNKLIYYLVNFLYLDDFHSKLVLRKGLPIVRVENQEMLAYSQGMNPFIKLTCSFTTDLPPSFFKLKDDVRVASAMNRVRTRKKQNQSVEEKLRAEGTHDNEERVKIELEFWQTEPSKQVEEREVIERIAEENDSQKTLFPKKDTTFSNEALVGIYHTHTAENYDNKGYNARAAAGDRGDIVLIGDELTKTLKEKYGILVAHSRHVNDKTYGSSYINSFKTAQGIVDENPKLKMIFDIHRDAIGRGSKDLITTTIDGEKVARIMIIVTNNEYGLPHPNWQQNVKFAKRLGKKMNEMYPGLLRDVKLISNRRYNQHVHPHALLLEIGGAKNTLEEAKRSSQLLANVLASLINEGV; from the coding sequence ATGTTCAAGGATCAACATAGATTTATAACAGGTATTATTCTTCTATATCTAATCCTATTCTTAGTCTTTAGTGGTTTAGTAGTTCATAAGTATAGCATAATAGATAAAATCTCTTTAGGTAATATTTTTTCTACTAATAAACTTATCTATTACCTAGTTAATTTTCTTTATCTTGATGACTTTCATTCTAAACTTGTTTTAAGAAAGGGACTACCAATTGTTAGGGTAGAAAATCAAGAAATGTTAGCCTATTCTCAAGGAATGAATCCTTTTATCAAGTTAACTTGTAGTTTTACAACAGATTTACCACCATCTTTCTTTAAATTGAAAGATGATGTGCGGGTTGCTTCGGCTATGAATAGAGTTAGAACTAGGAAGAAGCAGAACCAATCTGTTGAAGAGAAGTTAAGAGCAGAAGGTACTCATGATAATGAAGAAAGGGTAAAGATAGAGTTAGAATTTTGGCAGACAGAGCCTTCCAAGCAAGTTGAAGAAAGAGAAGTAATAGAGAGAATAGCTGAAGAAAATGATAGCCAAAAAACTTTATTCCCTAAAAAAGATACCACATTCTCTAATGAAGCTTTGGTTGGTATTTATCATACTCATACTGCAGAAAATTATGATAATAAAGGATATAATGCTAGAGCAGCAGCTGGAGATAGGGGTGATATAGTACTAATTGGAGATGAATTGACCAAGACCCTAAAGGAGAAATATGGGATATTAGTAGCCCATTCTAGACATGTTAATGACAAAACCTATGGAAGTTCCTATATCAATTCTTTCAAGACTGCTCAGGGAATAGTAGATGAAAATCCTAAATTAAAGATGATATTTGATATTCACCGTGATGCCATTGGGCGAGGGAGTAAGGATTTAATTACAACAACTATTGATGGTGAGAAGGTTGCTAGAATTATGATTATAGTGACAAATAATGAATATGGATTACCCCATCCTAATTGGCAACAGAATGTTAAATTCGCTAAAAGGTTAGGTAAGAAGATGAATGAGATGTATCCAGGGTTATTAAGAGATGTTAAGCTAATAAGTAATAGACGTTATAATCAGCATGTTCATCCCCATGCTCTGTTATTAGAAATTGGTGGAGCTAAGAATACTTTAGAAGAGGCTAAAAGGTCATCTCAACTATTAGCTAATGTATTGGCTAGTTTAATCAATGAAGGAGTCTAG
- the hemW gene encoding radical SAM family heme chaperone HemW: MKEFGLYIHIPFCVSKCYYCNFNSFAVNQALKERYLFALHKEIELLAEKYSPQIKSIFIGGGTPTILEGAQIAKILDKCYQNFDIKEDIEITIEANPGTVDKEKLTLIKKAGVNRLSFGVQSFNDKMLEKIGRIHTAQEAINNYYLAKEVGFNNISLDLIFALPEQSLEDWQKTLLQACKLKPNHLSTYNLKIEEDTPFYQMLNKGELNPISEELDLEMYNFTKNLLESKGYQQYEISNFAHRGYESEHNQVYWKNETYLSLGAGAHFYDGVGRGYNYSSLEEYCLSIEEGRLPVEDYQSLTKEDEIEETMMLGLRLIKGIGLKEFKDRFGASIYDIYNDELNKFSQQKLIIIANDRIALTWQGILLANQVLAEFILT; encoded by the coding sequence ATGAAAGAGTTTGGACTATATATTCATATCCCTTTTTGTGTCAGTAAATGCTATTATTGTAATTTTAACTCCTTTGCTGTCAATCAAGCTCTCAAAGAGAGGTATTTATTTGCTCTACATAAAGAGATAGAGCTATTGGCTGAAAAATATTCTCCACAGATTAAGAGTATTTTTATAGGTGGAGGAACTCCTACAATTCTGGAAGGTGCTCAGATAGCTAAGATACTAGATAAGTGCTATCAGAACTTTGATATAAAAGAAGATATAGAGATAACGATAGAGGCTAATCCTGGTACAGTAGACAAGGAGAAGCTGACATTAATCAAGAAGGCAGGAGTCAATAGATTGAGTTTTGGGGTACAGAGTTTTAATGATAAGATGTTAGAGAAGATTGGGAGGATTCATACAGCACAAGAGGCGATAAACAATTATTATCTAGCTAAAGAGGTGGGTTTTAATAATATTAGCCTTGATTTAATCTTTGCTTTACCAGAGCAGAGCTTAGAGGATTGGCAGAAGACCTTATTACAAGCCTGTAAGCTTAAGCCAAATCATTTATCCACCTATAATCTCAAAATTGAGGAAGATACCCCTTTTTATCAGATGTTAAATAAAGGTGAATTAAATCCTATTAGTGAAGAATTAGATTTAGAGATGTATAACTTCACTAAAAATTTACTTGAAAGTAAAGGATATCAGCAGTATGAAATATCAAACTTTGCCCACAGAGGCTATGAGAGTGAACATAATCAGGTCTATTGGAAGAATGAAACTTATTTAAGCCTAGGAGCAGGGGCTCATTTTTATGATGGAGTTGGACGCGGGTATAATTATTCTTCTTTAGAGGAATATTGTCTAAGTATAGAAGAAGGCAGACTACCTGTAGAGGATTATCAGAGCTTAACTAAAGAGGATGAGATTGAAGAGACGATGATGCTAGGATTGAGATTGATAAAAGGGATTGGTCTGAAAGAATTTAAAGATAGATTTGGAGCTTCTATCTATGATATTTATAATGATGAGCTTAATAAATTCTCACAGCAGAAGTTAATTATAATTGCTAATGATAGAATAGCTTTGACCTGGCAAGGAATATTATTAGCTAATCAGGTATTGGCTGAGTTTATATTGACTTAA
- the rpsT gene encoding 30S ribosomal protein S20, producing MANSKSAQKRIRIIEKKTAINKVRKSKMKTAIRRFEEAVAAGDVTLAQEKLNHAKKVIDKTAAKGTIHKNNAARKKSKLDKKFNELTA from the coding sequence GTGGCAAATTCTAAATCAGCTCAAAAGAGAATTAGAATCATCGAAAAGAAGACTGCTATCAACAAAGTAAGAAAATCTAAAATGAAGACTGCTATCAGAAGATTTGAAGAAGCAGTTGCAGCTGGAGATGTAACATTAGCTCAAGAAAAATTAAATCATGCTAAAAAAGTTATCGATAAAACTGCTGCGAAAGGTACTATTCATAAGAATAATGCTGCTCGTAAAAAGTCTAAATTGGACAAAAAATTTAATGAGTTAACTGCATAA
- the gpr gene encoding GPR endopeptidase, whose translation MIEQLSQLSALTDLAVEARNMVVERTGGEIEGVALQEEQKENAKVTRIQVMNEMAGQRIGKAPGNYITIESESLRVADKPTHEYLSGILAEEINRLIDYNALKKSPNQEPTILVIGLGNWNATPDALGPQVVHHILVTRHLYDSSPADAKQGMRSVCALAPGVLGLTGIETAEIIRGVVDRVHPDLIVAIDALAAKESSRLASTIQISDTGIYPGSGLGKRRIGITQQDMGVPVIAMGVPTVINSVNIVNDTINQLMSQPNIPPQLKTTLQQGNDYQQIIQNILQPFMGDLIVAPKGIDQLIRDTSKVIAGGINVALHPDIKAEDVSLYLQ comes from the coding sequence ATGATAGAGCAATTAAGTCAATTATCTGCTTTAACTGATTTGGCTGTTGAAGCTAGGAATATGGTGGTAGAGAGAACTGGTGGAGAGATAGAAGGAGTAGCTTTACAAGAAGAGCAGAAAGAGAATGCTAAAGTTACTAGAATCCAAGTTATGAATGAAATGGCTGGTCAAAGAATAGGAAAAGCACCAGGGAATTATATTACCATCGAATCAGAGTCTCTTAGAGTAGCTGATAAGCCAACCCATGAGTATTTAAGTGGTATATTAGCTGAAGAGATCAATAGATTAATAGATTATAATGCTTTAAAAAAGAGTCCAAACCAAGAGCCTACTATCTTGGTAATTGGATTAGGAAACTGGAATGCCACTCCTGATGCTTTAGGTCCGCAAGTGGTTCACCACATTTTAGTTACTAGACACCTTTATGACTCTTCTCCAGCAGATGCCAAGCAGGGTATGAGATCAGTTTGTGCCTTAGCACCAGGAGTTTTAGGATTAACAGGGATTGAAACAGCAGAGATAATTCGTGGGGTTGTTGATCGGGTACATCCTGATTTGATTGTTGCAATCGATGCTTTGGCTGCAAAGGAGAGTAGTCGTCTAGCTTCTACAATTCAAATCAGTGATACTGGAATCTATCCAGGTTCTGGATTAGGAAAGCGTAGAATAGGAATTACCCAACAGGATATGGGTGTTCCTGTAATAGCTATGGGAGTACCAACTGTTATCAACTCTGTTAATATCGTCAATGATACAATTAATCAATTAATGAGTCAACCAAATATACCACCACAGTTGAAGACGACATTACAGCAAGGGAATGATTATCAACAGATAATACAGAATATATTACAACCCTTTATGGGAGATTTAATTGTTGCTCCTAAAGGAATAGATCAATTAATTAGAGATACAAGTAAGGTGATAGCTGGAGGTATTAATGTAGCGTTACATCCAGATATTAAGGCGGAAGATGTCTCATTATATCTACAATAG
- a CDS encoding alpha/beta-type small acid-soluble spore protein yields the protein MSVRNNSNRVLNPMAIQALDKFKLEAATELNISNEYKSGYWGNITSRECGAVGGQMVKKMIQSYEDQLANGANAGFTATNTTATTNDNNNDYNLAAKAGNFVPQQ from the coding sequence ATGAGCGTTAGAAATAATAGTAACAGAGTTTTAAATCCAATGGCTATACAAGCTTTAGACAAATTCAAATTAGAAGCTGCCACTGAGTTAAATATCTCTAATGAGTATAAATCTGGATACTGGGGTAACATCACTTCTCGTGAATGTGGTGCTGTTGGTGGTCAAATGGTTAAAAAGATGATTCAATCTTATGAGGATCAATTAGCTAATGGTGCTAATGCTGGATTCACTGCTACTAACACCACTGCTACTACTAATGACAATAACAATGATTACAACTTAGCTGCTAAAGCTGGTAACTTCGTTCCTCAACAATAA
- a CDS encoding alpha/beta-type small acid-soluble spore protein, whose protein sequence is MGIRNNSNRILNPMAMQALDKFKLEAATELNISNEYKSGYWGNITSRECGAVGGQMVKKMIQSYEDQLANGANAGFTATNTTATTNDNNNDYNLAAKAGNFVPQQ, encoded by the coding sequence ATGGGTATTCGTAATAACAGTAATAGAATTTTGAATCCAATGGCTATGCAAGCTTTAGACAAATTCAAATTAGAAGCTGCCACTGAGTTAAATATCTCTAATGAGTATAAATCTGGATACTGGGGTAACATCACTTCTCGTGAATGTGGTGCTGTTGGTGGTCAAATGGTTAAAAAGATGATTCAATCTTATGAAGATCAATTAGCTAATGGTGCTAATGCTGGATTCACTGCTACTAACACCACTGCTACTACTAATGACAATAACAATGATTACAACTTAGCTGCTAAAGCTGGTAACTTCGTTCCTCAACAATAA
- a CDS encoding alpha/beta-type small acid-soluble spore protein, whose protein sequence is MGIRNNSNRILNPMAMQALDKFKLEAATELNISNEYKSGYWGNITSRECGAVGGQMVKKMIQSYEDQLANGANAGFTATNTTATTNDNNNDYNLAAKAGNFVPQQ, encoded by the coding sequence ATGGGTATTCGTAATAACAGTAATAGAATTTTGAATCCAATGGCTATGCAAGCTTTAGACAAATTCAAATTAGAAGCTGCCACTGAGTTAAATATCTCTAATGAGTATAAATCTGGATACTGGGGTAACATCACTTCTCGTGAATGTGGTGCTGTTGGTGGTCAAATGGTTAAAAAGATGATTCAATCTTATGAAGATCAATTAGCTAATGGTGCTAATGCTGGATTCACTGCTACTAACACCACTGCTACTACTAATGACAATAACAATGATTATAATTTAGCTGCTAAAGCTGGTAACTTCGTTCCTCAACAATAA
- the holA gene encoding DNA polymerase III subunit delta encodes MQHIDILKKKLNQLDSVYLIYGEDRYLIEEFIEGFIDKFASKELKDFNLNIIEEDDQLVARLINSVKTLPFMAEKRIVIVYTYDLFKKKIKDVEIIHDLLADFPESTILLFVSYQKPKKGLRIFKEVKKIGQILKFEALKYKKLDDWIANQINSYGYQIENSAITLLEEAFNNDLQRLDSEINKIITFMGDNKFISTSDIEEIISKDWLIQDNIVFDFVDAIGQKDTSLALRLLSDIMQEGMDAKQILGMIARQIRLMLQSKLLSNEGLTVKQIAKRLNQHPYPIQKCLQQSNNFSIESLELALEKLFETDCRLVTGSDKNLEMELLVIKLKEAI; translated from the coding sequence ATGCAACATATCGATATTTTAAAGAAGAAGCTAAATCAATTGGATTCAGTTTATTTGATTTATGGAGAGGATAGATATTTAATAGAGGAATTTATTGAAGGTTTTATTGATAAGTTTGCGTCAAAGGAGTTAAAAGACTTTAATCTTAATATTATAGAAGAGGATGATCAATTGGTTGCTCGATTAATTAATTCTGTTAAGACACTACCATTTATGGCTGAAAAGAGGATTGTAATAGTTTATACTTATGATTTATTTAAAAAGAAGATTAAAGATGTAGAGATTATACATGACTTATTAGCAGACTTTCCTGAAAGTACTATTTTATTATTTGTAAGTTATCAGAAACCTAAAAAGGGCTTAAGAATCTTTAAAGAAGTAAAGAAGATAGGTCAAATTTTAAAATTTGAAGCACTAAAATATAAGAAATTAGATGATTGGATAGCCAATCAAATCAATAGCTATGGATACCAGATAGAAAATAGTGCTATTACCTTATTAGAGGAGGCTTTTAATAATGACTTACAGAGATTAGATAGTGAAATAAACAAGATTATTACATTTATGGGTGATAATAAATTTATTAGTACATCTGATATAGAAGAGATTATTAGTAAAGATTGGCTGATTCAAGATAATATAGTCTTTGATTTTGTTGATGCTATTGGTCAAAAGGATACCTCATTAGCATTAAGGCTGTTATCAGATATTATGCAAGAAGGAATGGATGCTAAGCAGATATTAGGAATGATTGCCCGTCAAATTAGATTGATGCTACAGAGTAAGTTATTATCTAATGAAGGATTAACGGTAAAACAAATTGCTAAGAGGTTGAATCAACATCCATATCCTATCCAAAAATGCCTCCAACAGAGTAATAATTTTAGCATTGAATCTTTGGAGCTAGCTTTAGAGAAGTTATTTGAAACAGACTGTAGATTAGTCACAGGAAGTGATAAAAATCTAGAGATGGAGTTGTTAGTAATTAAGTTAAAAGAAGCAATTTGA